The DNA sequence CGGCCGCCGCGCGCGCCGAGGACGAGGAGGAAGAGGCCGCAGAGGCCGAGGCCGGCGAGGAGGCCGCCGAGGAGGCCGCCGCCGAAGAGTCCGCGGAGTAATCACCTCCGATGGCCAGTCCTCTCTCTTCAGAGGGCCCCTGGCTCGTGGTCGGGCTCGGTAACCCCGGGCCCGGCTACGCGGCCACGCGTCACAACGTGGGGCAGATGGTGCTGGACGAGCTCGCCTCGCGCGGCCGTCTCACCTTCAAGACCCACAAGACGAACGCCACGGTCGCCGAGGGGCGTCTCGCCCCCGGCGGCCCGCGGTTCGTCCTGGCCAAGCCGAACACCTTCATGAACGTGTCCGGCGGCCCGGTGTCGCAGCTGCTGCGCTTCTACTCGCTCGACCCGTCGCACCTGATCGTGGTGCAGGACGAGCTGGACATCCCGTTCGACACCCTCAAGCTGAAGTTCGGCGGAGGCCACGGCGGGCACAACGGCGTCCGAGACGTCATCGCCGCGACCGGCACCGGCGACTTCACCCGGGTGCGGGTCGGCGTCGGCCGGCCTCCCGGATCGCGCGCCGCGGCGGACCACGTGCTCGCCGGCTTCAGCGCGGAAGAGCGCAAGAACCTCCCGATCCTGGTCTCCGACGCGGCCGACGCGGTCGAGCAGATCGCGGCCGACGGCCTCACCGCCGCCCAGAACCGCTTCCACACAGAGCGCTGAGCACCCGCCGATCGCCTCGGCGGAGGTCAGGCGTGCGGGATGGTCGCGGTCAGCGTGATCAGGTACACGGCGAAGGACAGGACCGGCGCCGCCGCCGCGACCGCGATCCCGACGACGCCGAACGCACGCCCGCGCTTGGTCACGGCCGCGATGATCCCCAGCACCAGCGCGAGGATGCCGAACAGGGTGCCCAGGAGGATCTGCGCGGCGGTCAGGATCCCGATGGTCGCGAACGCGGCGGTCTGCGCCGA is a window from the Leifsonia shinshuensis genome containing:
- the pth gene encoding aminoacyl-tRNA hydrolase, with protein sequence MASPLSSEGPWLVVGLGNPGPGYAATRHNVGQMVLDELASRGRLTFKTHKTNATVAEGRLAPGGPRFVLAKPNTFMNVSGGPVSQLLRFYSLDPSHLIVVQDELDIPFDTLKLKFGGGHGGHNGVRDVIAATGTGDFTRVRVGVGRPPGSRAAADHVLAGFSAEERKNLPILVSDAADAVEQIAADGLTAAQNRFHTER